In Pieris rapae chromosome 24, ilPieRapa1.1, whole genome shotgun sequence, a single window of DNA contains:
- the LOC111003779 gene encoding serine hydrolase-like protein codes for MELKEWNLKVPWGNIALLSYGNTSGEPVLFVHGRLDSAATFLPLLKLIPAKYYCVLVDLPGNGKSDPFPKGMALSRFVGVPIIDLVVQHLGWDQFTYIGHSLGSEQGLYYASIYPKRVKKAVYLDSGPSLEYCNAINYEGFFKSYQIFYDNYHKYDSEREYTKEQAMRSVLNARAINEEEAEVVLSRCLVETGPNLYRLSWDRRYKITPGFNSLPQQFYIDLFSQHRTPSLFICASVMADLYYQQSNLSVKIMSHMSDRNKNVNVIWVEGGHDVHLTNPERFINELLVFLDTDFVNSKL; via the exons ATGGAATTGAAAGAGTGGAATTTAAAAGTCCCATGGGGAAATATTGCAT tgtTGTCATATGGTAATACCAGTGGAGAACCAGTATTGTTTGTTCATGGTCGCCTAGACAGTGCAGCCACATTTTTACCTCTACTAAAGTTGATACCTGCAAAGTATTATTGTGTCCTGGTTGATTTGCCGGGTAATGGCAAGTCAGATCCTTTCCCAAAAG gtATGGCCCTTTCCCGTTTCGTTGGTGTACCCATCATAGATTTGGTTGTACAACATTTGGGATGGGATCAGTTCACTTATATTGGCCATTCTCTTGGCTCTGAACAgg ggcTGTACTACGCTTCAATATACCCAAAACGAGTGAAAAAAGCGGTCTATTTGGATTCGGGACCGTCCCTCGAATATTGCAATGCGATAAATTATGAAGGTTTTTTCAAGTCATATcagattttttatgataattaccATAAATACGATAGTGAGAGGGAGTATACGAAAGAGCAGGCGATGAGGTCCGTTCTCAATGCGAGGGCTATCAATGAGGAGGAAGCGGAGGTGGTACTGTCGAGGTGTCTGGTGGAAACGGGGCCCAATTTGTATAG attatcCTGGGATAGGCGTTACAAAATCACCCCCGGATTTAATTCACTTCcacaacaattttatatagatttattttccCAACATCGGACGCCGtccttatttatttgtgcTAGCGTCATGGCAGATCTGTACTACCAGCAGTCAAACCTATCTGTCAAAATAATGTCCCATATGTCAGACAGGAATAAAAATGTCAATGTCATTTGGGTCGAAGGCGGCCATGATGTGCATTTGACGAATCCAGAGAGATTTATAAACGAATTGTTGGTGTTTTTAGACACTGATTTTGTTAATTcgaaattatag